A window from Ostrinia nubilalis chromosome 13, ilOstNubi1.1, whole genome shotgun sequence encodes these proteins:
- the LOC135077484 gene encoding p21-activated protein kinase-interacting protein 1-like, producing the protein MDELIVGTYEGFLLGYALKSENEEKKFKQTFATHSHTASVRCVSVAGRFLASGGTDDKIVVIDLKTRKEHTVLMNHDGTVNAVAFTHGATHLVSGSDDGSIIVTRTGNWQIEKIWKKAHGGQPVTAIAVHPSDKLALSIGGDKTLRTWNLIKGRPAFAINLSSKGIVMPTEIKFSPGGDRFSLVHQQCVDLWTLSKAGVEKHISCSSKPTSVQWVTDDRLFVGLENGNIISLTVSDTKAVTFQAHKQRVKSLHYENNTLYSASSSGELKVWFDNESNLLEICSNNAGCRVTCVTLNEQSHLIKKEDQSDDEDEIKKQDNIDESVKSNSDSEAESVTIKQSKRKPGAFVRISYDDETENTKSDEPPSKIFKKRKRNKKNKTKKIGN; encoded by the exons ATGGACGAGTTAATTGTGGGCACTTATGAAGGATTTTTGCTTGGATATGCATTGAAATCCGAAAATGAA gaaAAGAAATTTAAGCAAACTTTCGCCACCCATTCGCATACTGCTTCAGTTCGATGTGTTTCGGTTGCTGGTCGGTTCCTGGCGTCAGGTGGCACCGATGATAAAATTGTCGTGATAGACCTGAAGACTCGAAAAGAACATACAGTACTGATGAACCACGATGGAACTGTCAATGCGGTTGCTTTCACACACGGCGCCACACACCTCGTAAGTGGAAGCGATGACGGCAGTATCATAGTCACAAGAACAGGAAACTGGCAAATTGAGAAAATTTGGAAAAAAGCACATGGAG GTCAACCAGTCACAGCAATTGCAGTTCATCCTTCAGACAAATTAGCTTTAAGTATTGGTGGTGACAAAACTCTCAGGACATGGAATTTGATCAAAGGGCGTCCAGCATTTGCTATTAATCTTTCTAGCAAAGGAATTGTAATGCCTACAGAAATTAAATTTTCACCTGGAGGCGACAGGTTTTCTTTAGTTCATCAGCAATGTGTTGATCTTTGGACTTTAAGCAAAGCAGGAGTGGAGAAGCATATCAGTTGCAGTTCAAAACCAACATCAGTGCAGTGGGTTACAGATGACAGATTATTTGTTGGTTTAGAAAATGGCAACATAATATCCTTGACAGTATCCGACACAAAGGCTGTAACTTTTCAAGCTCATAAGCAGAGAGTAAAGAGCTTGCATTATGAAAATAACACTTTGTACTCGGCATCAAGTTCTGGAGAACTGAAAGTGTGGTTTGATAATGAATCAAACTTATTAGAAATTTGTTCAAATAATGCAGGATGCAGGGTTACTTGTGTAACATTAAATGAGCAAAGccatttaataaaaaaagaagacCAATCAGATGATGAGGACGAAATTAAAAAACAAGATAACATTGATGAAAGTGTTAAATCCAATTCAGACTCTGAGGCTGAAAGTGTAACCATTAAACAAAGCAAAAGAAAACCAGGAGCTTTTGTGAGAATATCATACGATGATGAAACAGAAAACACCAAATCAGATGAACCACCatcaaagatatttaaaaagagaaaacgtaataagaaaaataaaacaaaaaaaataggtaattaa
- the LOC135077138 gene encoding THAP domain-containing protein 5-like, giving the protein MESRNNKKCVICNKRRSRGGSPLLLSRFPLDSDRCRMWVKNAGLEDLAYVPIEKLHQLKFVCGGHFTPESFNAKGTRLKNSAIPTLELSNPILPDEVLTEFPLHVKDSNKENLKTVLYDHSYCIPKKSNPVERVPLTTTTKQLNSTCLGAVDIPDSGISAKTTFEPLPSTSNAPEHMTYKPITHDDKNICHQDAQAEILVHSYKRPKKNIEMKDTSSTFTIKEKRLWRQLQNAKKKQ; this is encoded by the exons atggagagtagaaacaacaagaagtgcgttatttgtaataagaggcgaagtcgtggtggatcacccttacttttgagtaggtttcctctggattctgaccg ttgtcgaatgtgggttaaaaatgctggcttagaagacttagcatatgtacctattgaaaagttacaccaactgaagtttgtttgtggtgggcacttcactcctgaatccttcaatgccaaaggaactcggctgaagaactcagctattccaacactggaattgagcaatcccatcttgccagatgaagttttgacagagtttcctcttcatgtaaaagactccaataaagaaaacctcaagacag ttctttatgatcattcatattgcattccaaagaagtcaaatccagttgaacgag ttccccttacaactacaaccaaacaactaaattcaacatgtttgggagctgtggatataccagattctggtatttctgcgaaaacaacttttgaacctcttccttctacttccaatgcaccagaacatatgacctataaacccattactcatg atgataaaaacatttgccatcaagatgcacaggcagaaatattagtccacagttataaaagacctaagaaaaacattgaaatgaaag acacttcatcaacatttacaattaaagagaagaggctttggcgacagttacaaaatgcaaaaaaaaaacaataa
- the LOC135077476 gene encoding putative uncharacterized protein DDB_G0282133 isoform X2 — MDLAETMKSVLAKSTGGSGGAAGASSAAAPHGAEGYVTEKLYMLLQLYLQNKGWSPSIELLQCFSDLKESSMLPSAAYLQMMASRVGLDTQGRLILRENGKIILPYEHFANAVMLKHMNGPHGLHLGLEATVRAVVESYTIGREQFGMEKEFIIEVVQNCPNPACRYYKNQLEMTQKSIQQHLSQQPTYIPEMVSFMGAKDNDNNELDSESDASSQDSQTADADNSDSPPPAAQMQDQSRSDNCERPRNARKTNESQGAADATNPQDDTSFLRYFDNGSERFRYDGDEYHYFAINIASQLRKLPVVEALSLQVAIQRELIAARCRNMFPYLLTNTPSIPDVDINRSSNVQSDVYVNRNYSNVPSDVFINRNYSNVPSDVFINRNYSNIQSDVHFNRNYSNIPSDVFINRNYSNIQSDVHFNRNYSNIPSDVFINNVPRDFFINRNYSNLQSDVHFSRYYSNIQSDVLINRNSNVQSDVNVNRNSNVQSDIFINRNSNVQSDVLINRNSNVQSDVNVNRNSNVQSDVFINRNSNVQSDVLINRNSNVQSDVNVNRNSNVQSDVFINRNSNVQSDVNVNRNSNVQSDVLINRNSNVQRDVSVNRNSNVQRDVSVNRNSNVQSDVNMNRNYSNVQRDVNVNRNSNVQSDVNMNRNNSNVQSDVNMNRNYSNVQRDVNVNRNYSNVQRDVNVNRNSNVQSDVGMNRNYSNVQSEESDTLSAPIRTENTSARDASDTETDTGPDQNIQTADSPDSLPDSNTDTLIPNSAPNNPSVAVTDSRPVTYAYPVDYSLHVPFLPRAVVRGVALNAPIDYSLSFDDVSSFEEDEMRPSLNIPVDYTISFLRPNPKAPSAHNNIKVPSTIPRPRLPSAPYMRVKPPFLRRSLVRQPRTVSAPTMNPMNDDWYPTSSAQFAPPRTFVNTQLAHAHNVPLTRPYFA; from the exons ATGGATCTGGCGGAGACCATGAAGAGCGTGCTGGCGAAGAGCACGGGCGgctcgggcggcgcggcgggcgccagCAGTGCGGCGGCCCCGCACGGCGCCGAGGGCTACGTCACGGAAAAGCTGTACATGCTGCTGCagctttatttacaaaacaaggGCTGGAGCCCCAGTATAGAACTTTTACAATGCTTTAGTGACCTCAAGGAATCTTCTATGCTTCCAAGTGCAGCTTATTTGCA gatgATGGCTTCTAGAGTAGGTTTGGATACCCAAGGCAGACTGATACTTCGTGAAAATGGCAAAATCATCCTACCTTATGAACATTTTGCTAATGCTGTGATGTTAAAACACATGAATGGCCCGCATGGACTGCATTTGGGCCTAGAAGCTACAGTTAGAGCT GTTGTGGAATCATACACAATAGGCCGTGAACAGTTTGGAATGGAGAAGGAATTTATAATTGAGGTTGTCCAAAACTGCCCCAACCCTGCATGCCGGtattataaaaatcaactaGAGATGACTCAAAAATCAATACAACAGCATCTGTCGCAGCAGCCAACATACATCCCAG AAATGGTATCATTTATGGGAGCCAAGGACAACGACAATAATGAATTAGACTCG GAGTCAGATGCGTCATCCCAGGATTCCCAGACAGCTGATGCTGACAACTCAGACTCGCCACCGCCGGCTGCTCAAATGCAAGATCAGTCGCGATCAGATAATTGCGAAAGACCAAGAAATGCGAGGAAAACTAATGAATCACAAGGAGCTGCTGACGCTACAAATCCTCAGGACGATACATCTTTCCTTCGATATTTTGACAATGGCTCAGAAAGGTTTCGCTACGATGGAGACGAATAccattattttgcaataaatattGCATCTCAATTGCGGAAACTTCCAGTAGTCGAAGCATTATCCTTGCAAGTAGCTATACAACGTGAATTAATTGCCGCTAGGTGTAGAAACATGTTCCCATATCTATTAACCAACACACCATCAATTCCAGATGTTGACATAAACCGTAGCTCTAACGTTCAAAGTGACGTTTACGTAAACCGAAACTACTCTAACGTACCAAGCGATGTTTTCATAAACCGTAACTACTCTAACGTACCAAGCGACGTTTTCATAAACCGTAACTACTCTAACATACAAAGTGACGtccactttaaccgtaactactcTAACATACCAAGCGACGTTTTCATAAACCGTAACTACTCTAACATACAAAGTGACGtccactttaaccgtaactactcTAACATACCAAGCGACGTTTTCATAAATAACGTACCACGCGACTTTTTCATAAACCGTAACTACTCTAACTTACAAAGTGACGTCCACTTTAGCCGTTACTACTCTAACATACAGAGCGACGTTCTCATAAACCGTAACTCTAACGTACAAAGCGACGTTAATGTAAACCGTAACTCTAACGTACAAAGCGACATTTTCATTAACCGTAACTCTAACGTACAGAGCGACGTTCTCATAAACCGTAACTCTAACGTACAAAGCGACGTTAACGTAAACCGTAACTCTAACGTACAAAGCGACGTTTTCATTAACCGTAACTCTAACGTACAGAGCGACGTTCTCATAAACCGTAACTCTAACGTACAAAGCGACGTTAACGTAAACCGTAACTCTAACGTACAAAGCGACGTTTTTATTAACCGTAACTCTAACGTACAGAGCGACGTTAACGTAAACCGTAACTCTAACGTACAAAGCGACGTTCTCATAAACCGTAACTCTAACGTACAAAGAGACGTTAGCGTAAACCGTAACTCTAACGTACAAAGAGACGTTAGCGTAAACCGTAACTCTAACGTACAAAGTGACGTCAACATGAACCGTAACTACTCTAACGTACAAAGAGACGTTAACGTTAACCGTAACTCTAACGTACAAAGTGACGTCAATATGAACCGTAACAACTCTAACGTACAAAGTGACGTCAACATGAACCGTAACTACTCTAACGTACAAAGAGACGTTAACGTTAACCGTAACTACTCTAACGTACAAAGAGACGTTAACGTTAACCGTAACTCTAACGTACAAAGTGACGTCGGCATGAACCGTAACTACTCTAACGTACAAAGCGAAGAAAGCGATACACTTTCAGCTCCAATTCGGACCGAAAATACTTCTGCACGTGATGCTTCTGACACTGAAACTGATACAGGTCCAGATCAAAACATCCAGACTGCAGACAGTCCTGACTCACTGCCTGATTCCAACACTGACACACTGATTCCAAATTCAGCTCCAAATAACCCTTCCGTTGCAGTAACCGACTCACGCCCAGTTACATACGCATATCCTGTAGACTATTCATTGCATGTTCCATTCCTTCCACGAGCAGTGGTTAGGGGTGTAGCCCTAAATGCACCTATCGACTATTCGTTATCGTTTGATGACGTTTCTTCATTTGAAGAAGATGAAATGCGCCCAAGTCTAAACATTCCTGTAGACTACACAATTTCGTTTTTAAGACCTAACCCAAAAGCGCCCAGCGCTCATAACAATATCAAAGTTCCATCTACAATCCCTCGCCCGCGACTGCCCTCTGCCCCATACATGAGGGTCAAGCCACCTTTCTTGCGTCGTTCTTTAGTTCGACAACCCCGGACAGTTTCAGCCCCGACCATGAATCCTATGAATGATGATTGGTATCCTACTTCAAGCGCACAATTTGCCCCCCCTCGTACATTTGTAAACACACAACTCGCGCATGCACACAATGTCCCTCTTACAAGGCCGTATTTTGCCTAA
- the LOC135077476 gene encoding GATA zinc finger domain-containing protein 14 isoform X1 — MDLAETMKSVLAKSTGGSGGAAGASSAAAPHGAEGYVTEKLYMLLQLYLQNKGWSPSIELLQCFSDLKESSMLPSAAYLQMMASRVGLDTQGRLILRENGKIILPYEHFANAVMLKHMNGPHGLHLGLEATVRAVVESYTIGREQFGMEKEFIIEVVQNCPNPACRYYKNQLEMTQKSIQQHLSQQPTYIPGKEMVSFMGAKDNDNNELDSESDASSQDSQTADADNSDSPPPAAQMQDQSRSDNCERPRNARKTNESQGAADATNPQDDTSFLRYFDNGSERFRYDGDEYHYFAINIASQLRKLPVVEALSLQVAIQRELIAARCRNMFPYLLTNTPSIPDVDINRSSNVQSDVYVNRNYSNVPSDVFINRNYSNVPSDVFINRNYSNIQSDVHFNRNYSNIPSDVFINRNYSNIQSDVHFNRNYSNIPSDVFINNVPRDFFINRNYSNLQSDVHFSRYYSNIQSDVLINRNSNVQSDVNVNRNSNVQSDIFINRNSNVQSDVLINRNSNVQSDVNVNRNSNVQSDVFINRNSNVQSDVLINRNSNVQSDVNVNRNSNVQSDVFINRNSNVQSDVNVNRNSNVQSDVLINRNSNVQRDVSVNRNSNVQRDVSVNRNSNVQSDVNMNRNYSNVQRDVNVNRNSNVQSDVNMNRNNSNVQSDVNMNRNYSNVQRDVNVNRNYSNVQRDVNVNRNSNVQSDVGMNRNYSNVQSEESDTLSAPIRTENTSARDASDTETDTGPDQNIQTADSPDSLPDSNTDTLIPNSAPNNPSVAVTDSRPVTYAYPVDYSLHVPFLPRAVVRGVALNAPIDYSLSFDDVSSFEEDEMRPSLNIPVDYTISFLRPNPKAPSAHNNIKVPSTIPRPRLPSAPYMRVKPPFLRRSLVRQPRTVSAPTMNPMNDDWYPTSSAQFAPPRTFVNTQLAHAHNVPLTRPYFA; from the exons ATGGATCTGGCGGAGACCATGAAGAGCGTGCTGGCGAAGAGCACGGGCGgctcgggcggcgcggcgggcgccagCAGTGCGGCGGCCCCGCACGGCGCCGAGGGCTACGTCACGGAAAAGCTGTACATGCTGCTGCagctttatttacaaaacaaggGCTGGAGCCCCAGTATAGAACTTTTACAATGCTTTAGTGACCTCAAGGAATCTTCTATGCTTCCAAGTGCAGCTTATTTGCA gatgATGGCTTCTAGAGTAGGTTTGGATACCCAAGGCAGACTGATACTTCGTGAAAATGGCAAAATCATCCTACCTTATGAACATTTTGCTAATGCTGTGATGTTAAAACACATGAATGGCCCGCATGGACTGCATTTGGGCCTAGAAGCTACAGTTAGAGCT GTTGTGGAATCATACACAATAGGCCGTGAACAGTTTGGAATGGAGAAGGAATTTATAATTGAGGTTGTCCAAAACTGCCCCAACCCTGCATGCCGGtattataaaaatcaactaGAGATGACTCAAAAATCAATACAACAGCATCTGTCGCAGCAGCCAACATACATCCCAGGTAAGG AAATGGTATCATTTATGGGAGCCAAGGACAACGACAATAATGAATTAGACTCG GAGTCAGATGCGTCATCCCAGGATTCCCAGACAGCTGATGCTGACAACTCAGACTCGCCACCGCCGGCTGCTCAAATGCAAGATCAGTCGCGATCAGATAATTGCGAAAGACCAAGAAATGCGAGGAAAACTAATGAATCACAAGGAGCTGCTGACGCTACAAATCCTCAGGACGATACATCTTTCCTTCGATATTTTGACAATGGCTCAGAAAGGTTTCGCTACGATGGAGACGAATAccattattttgcaataaatattGCATCTCAATTGCGGAAACTTCCAGTAGTCGAAGCATTATCCTTGCAAGTAGCTATACAACGTGAATTAATTGCCGCTAGGTGTAGAAACATGTTCCCATATCTATTAACCAACACACCATCAATTCCAGATGTTGACATAAACCGTAGCTCTAACGTTCAAAGTGACGTTTACGTAAACCGAAACTACTCTAACGTACCAAGCGATGTTTTCATAAACCGTAACTACTCTAACGTACCAAGCGACGTTTTCATAAACCGTAACTACTCTAACATACAAAGTGACGtccactttaaccgtaactactcTAACATACCAAGCGACGTTTTCATAAACCGTAACTACTCTAACATACAAAGTGACGtccactttaaccgtaactactcTAACATACCAAGCGACGTTTTCATAAATAACGTACCACGCGACTTTTTCATAAACCGTAACTACTCTAACTTACAAAGTGACGTCCACTTTAGCCGTTACTACTCTAACATACAGAGCGACGTTCTCATAAACCGTAACTCTAACGTACAAAGCGACGTTAATGTAAACCGTAACTCTAACGTACAAAGCGACATTTTCATTAACCGTAACTCTAACGTACAGAGCGACGTTCTCATAAACCGTAACTCTAACGTACAAAGCGACGTTAACGTAAACCGTAACTCTAACGTACAAAGCGACGTTTTCATTAACCGTAACTCTAACGTACAGAGCGACGTTCTCATAAACCGTAACTCTAACGTACAAAGCGACGTTAACGTAAACCGTAACTCTAACGTACAAAGCGACGTTTTTATTAACCGTAACTCTAACGTACAGAGCGACGTTAACGTAAACCGTAACTCTAACGTACAAAGCGACGTTCTCATAAACCGTAACTCTAACGTACAAAGAGACGTTAGCGTAAACCGTAACTCTAACGTACAAAGAGACGTTAGCGTAAACCGTAACTCTAACGTACAAAGTGACGTCAACATGAACCGTAACTACTCTAACGTACAAAGAGACGTTAACGTTAACCGTAACTCTAACGTACAAAGTGACGTCAATATGAACCGTAACAACTCTAACGTACAAAGTGACGTCAACATGAACCGTAACTACTCTAACGTACAAAGAGACGTTAACGTTAACCGTAACTACTCTAACGTACAAAGAGACGTTAACGTTAACCGTAACTCTAACGTACAAAGTGACGTCGGCATGAACCGTAACTACTCTAACGTACAAAGCGAAGAAAGCGATACACTTTCAGCTCCAATTCGGACCGAAAATACTTCTGCACGTGATGCTTCTGACACTGAAACTGATACAGGTCCAGATCAAAACATCCAGACTGCAGACAGTCCTGACTCACTGCCTGATTCCAACACTGACACACTGATTCCAAATTCAGCTCCAAATAACCCTTCCGTTGCAGTAACCGACTCACGCCCAGTTACATACGCATATCCTGTAGACTATTCATTGCATGTTCCATTCCTTCCACGAGCAGTGGTTAGGGGTGTAGCCCTAAATGCACCTATCGACTATTCGTTATCGTTTGATGACGTTTCTTCATTTGAAGAAGATGAAATGCGCCCAAGTCTAAACATTCCTGTAGACTACACAATTTCGTTTTTAAGACCTAACCCAAAAGCGCCCAGCGCTCATAACAATATCAAAGTTCCATCTACAATCCCTCGCCCGCGACTGCCCTCTGCCCCATACATGAGGGTCAAGCCACCTTTCTTGCGTCGTTCTTTAGTTCGACAACCCCGGACAGTTTCAGCCCCGACCATGAATCCTATGAATGATGATTGGTATCCTACTTCAAGCGCACAATTTGCCCCCCCTCGTACATTTGTAAACACACAACTCGCGCATGCACACAATGTCCCTCTTACAAGGCCGTATTTTGCCTAA
- the LOC135077476 gene encoding uncharacterized protein LOC135077476 isoform X3, whose product MDLAETMKSVLAKSTGGSGGAAGASSAAAPHGAEGYVTEKLYMLLQLYLQNKGWSPSIELLQCFSDLKESSMLPSAAYLQMMASRVGLDTQGRLILRENGKIILPYEHFANAVMLKHMNGPHGLHLGLEATVRAVVESYTIGREQFGMEKEFIIEVVQNCPNPACRYYKNQLEMTQKSIQQHLSQQPTYIPGKDAGAPSLSDSQAVERLLRGSALAQDYQLPLAPHLAALSSLTGDKSDRRSQDKLSQHQQMLLHQGRSLHGALDKYAHSRSASQAGLDSKSKHHYSDEHKLTDFLRANLESLESLSTGGGGSHSSSTATSATATATATAGAGGQERVVRAFAELARNLQRMRPCVRPAMCKPYGKQSEQLQKILLDTIQLVQSLRSYLPPPHIQVTSWKNDDKLRSNNMEELESRKIVSGN is encoded by the exons ATGGATCTGGCGGAGACCATGAAGAGCGTGCTGGCGAAGAGCACGGGCGgctcgggcggcgcggcgggcgccagCAGTGCGGCGGCCCCGCACGGCGCCGAGGGCTACGTCACGGAAAAGCTGTACATGCTGCTGCagctttatttacaaaacaaggGCTGGAGCCCCAGTATAGAACTTTTACAATGCTTTAGTGACCTCAAGGAATCTTCTATGCTTCCAAGTGCAGCTTATTTGCA gatgATGGCTTCTAGAGTAGGTTTGGATACCCAAGGCAGACTGATACTTCGTGAAAATGGCAAAATCATCCTACCTTATGAACATTTTGCTAATGCTGTGATGTTAAAACACATGAATGGCCCGCATGGACTGCATTTGGGCCTAGAAGCTACAGTTAGAGCT GTTGTGGAATCATACACAATAGGCCGTGAACAGTTTGGAATGGAGAAGGAATTTATAATTGAGGTTGTCCAAAACTGCCCCAACCCTGCATGCCGGtattataaaaatcaactaGAGATGACTCAAAAATCAATACAACAGCATCTGTCGCAGCAGCCAACATACATCCCAGGTAAGG ACGCGGGCGCGCCCAGCCTGTCGGACAGCCAGGCGGTGGAGCGGCTGCTGCGCGGCTCGGCGCTGGCGCAGGACTACCAGCTGCCGCTGGCGCCGCACCTCGCTGCTCTCA GCAGCCTGACGGGCGACAAGAGCGACCGGCGCTCTCAGGACAAGCTGTCGCAGCACCAGCAGATGCTGCTGCACCAGGGCCGCTCGCTGCACGGCGCGCTCGACAAGTACGCGCACTCGCGCTCCGCCTCGCAGGCCGGGCTGGACTCCAAGTCCAAACACCACTACAGTGACGAGCATAAGCTCACGGACTTTTTAAG AGCGAACTTGGAGAGCCTCGAATCACTATCGACCGGCGGCGGCGGGTCGCACAGCTCGTCCACCGCAACATCAGCGACGGCGACGGCGACGGCgacggcgggcgcgggcgggcaGGAGCGCGTGGTGCGAGCATTCGCCGAGCTGGCGCGCAACCTGCAGCGCATGCGGCCGTGCGTGCGCCCCGCCATGTGCAAGCCCTACGGCAAGCAGAGCGAGCAGCTGCAGAAGA tATTGTTGGACACCATCCAATTGGTGCAATCGCTTCGAAGCTATTTACCACCCCCTCACATTCAAGTGACTTCGTGGAAGAATGACGACAAACTGCG CTCAAACAACATGGAGGAGTTGGAGAGCCGTAAGATAGTGAGCGGCAACTAG
- the LOC135077476 gene encoding uncharacterized protein LOC135077476 isoform X4, translating into MDLAETMKSVLAKSTGGSGGAAGASSAAAPHGAEGYVTEKLYMLLQLYLQNKGWSPSIELLQCFSDLKESSMLPSAAYLQMMASRVGLDTQGRLILRENGKIILPYEHFANAVMLKHMNGPHGLHLGLEATVRAVVESYTIGREQFGMEKEFIIEVVQNCPNPACRYYKNQLEMTQKSIQQHLSQQPTYIPDAGAPSLSDSQAVERLLRGSALAQDYQLPLAPHLAALSSLTGDKSDRRSQDKLSQHQQMLLHQGRSLHGALDKYAHSRSASQAGLDSKSKHHYSDEHKLTDFLRANLESLESLSTGGGGSHSSSTATSATATATATAGAGGQERVVRAFAELARNLQRMRPCVRPAMCKPYGKQSEQLQKILLDTIQLVQSLRSYLPPPHIQVTSWKNDDKLRSNNMEELESRKIVSGN; encoded by the exons ATGGATCTGGCGGAGACCATGAAGAGCGTGCTGGCGAAGAGCACGGGCGgctcgggcggcgcggcgggcgccagCAGTGCGGCGGCCCCGCACGGCGCCGAGGGCTACGTCACGGAAAAGCTGTACATGCTGCTGCagctttatttacaaaacaaggGCTGGAGCCCCAGTATAGAACTTTTACAATGCTTTAGTGACCTCAAGGAATCTTCTATGCTTCCAAGTGCAGCTTATTTGCA gatgATGGCTTCTAGAGTAGGTTTGGATACCCAAGGCAGACTGATACTTCGTGAAAATGGCAAAATCATCCTACCTTATGAACATTTTGCTAATGCTGTGATGTTAAAACACATGAATGGCCCGCATGGACTGCATTTGGGCCTAGAAGCTACAGTTAGAGCT GTTGTGGAATCATACACAATAGGCCGTGAACAGTTTGGAATGGAGAAGGAATTTATAATTGAGGTTGTCCAAAACTGCCCCAACCCTGCATGCCGGtattataaaaatcaactaGAGATGACTCAAAAATCAATACAACAGCATCTGTCGCAGCAGCCAACATACATCCCAG ACGCGGGCGCGCCCAGCCTGTCGGACAGCCAGGCGGTGGAGCGGCTGCTGCGCGGCTCGGCGCTGGCGCAGGACTACCAGCTGCCGCTGGCGCCGCACCTCGCTGCTCTCA GCAGCCTGACGGGCGACAAGAGCGACCGGCGCTCTCAGGACAAGCTGTCGCAGCACCAGCAGATGCTGCTGCACCAGGGCCGCTCGCTGCACGGCGCGCTCGACAAGTACGCGCACTCGCGCTCCGCCTCGCAGGCCGGGCTGGACTCCAAGTCCAAACACCACTACAGTGACGAGCATAAGCTCACGGACTTTTTAAG AGCGAACTTGGAGAGCCTCGAATCACTATCGACCGGCGGCGGCGGGTCGCACAGCTCGTCCACCGCAACATCAGCGACGGCGACGGCGACGGCgacggcgggcgcgggcgggcaGGAGCGCGTGGTGCGAGCATTCGCCGAGCTGGCGCGCAACCTGCAGCGCATGCGGCCGTGCGTGCGCCCCGCCATGTGCAAGCCCTACGGCAAGCAGAGCGAGCAGCTGCAGAAGA tATTGTTGGACACCATCCAATTGGTGCAATCGCTTCGAAGCTATTTACCACCCCCTCACATTCAAGTGACTTCGTGGAAGAATGACGACAAACTGCG CTCAAACAACATGGAGGAGTTGGAGAGCCGTAAGATAGTGAGCGGCAACTAG